TTCAATTGGAAAATGTCCTACATAATGTCTTATTATAATTGCCTTTTACAGTACAAAGAGCATGAGGGAAGAAGGAGGCTTTGAAGTTATTAAAAAGGCAATATTGAATCTGTCTCTTCGCCACACAGAGCATATTAGTGCCTATGGGGAAGGAAATGAAAGAAGATTGACAGGATTGCATGAAACACAGAACATCAATAAATTTTCTTGGGTATGCATAAATttggtgttttttttataaattttttatctctttttattttatataatgaCCTTTTGATTGAGGAGCAGAAATGGTGTCCTTTGTTAGCTTGCTAATAAGTACCTCTCACTTAATATGATAGGGAGTGGCTAATCGCGGTGCCTCAATCCGTGTTGGTCGTGACACTGAGAAGGAAGGAAAAGGTATGACTTTCAGCAACATGTTTTAAACATTTTCAAAGATGTCTTATACATCATGTAAGTGTTCTTTAAAATTTCTAGAATTATTTCTTGGATTCAGTTCCCTTGACAACGAGTACGTTGTTGCACCAAATTTAAGATTAGACCATTCATTCTAAACAAAAAGTCCAtaaagattgaaaaaaaagtttttaatTCTTTCATCAATGCCACATAATGCATGATCTTGGATTATATGCATGAATTTTCGGTGCTTGCTTGGATCAGTCCTAGTCcttcatttcaattccaacagAGGTGGTACATGGTTCTGCATAATGAATTTTCCGTTTGCCCTTGCATCTTGGATTTGTAATGAAGGACTGGGGATTATTCCAACTGATAAAGTGATATGaggttcacatccaaaaccaattggcAATAGATGGAGTGACCCAAACCCTTATAAACCCACAGGCTAGGTCTCATTTTCCCATGTGAGATGTATACTCTCAACACCAACCATAATTAAGcttcatgaaaaagaaaaacattttaTACGTGTATGGGGTACTCGTATGGAATTCACATGCTCTAAAGATAAACAAGCTCAACTGCAATTTGTACATGACTGGATTGCTGAgtatttttgatattgcttCACTGTTGTATTAGGTTATCTGGAGGACCGCCGTCCAGCTTCAAACATGGACCCTTACACTGTGACCGCACTGCTGGCAGAAACTACACTATTGTGGGAGCCAACACTTGAGGCTGAAGCTCTTGCTGCTCAAAAACTGGCATTGAATGTCTGAGTGACCAAAGTTGAAAGTAATTCATGGGGCCTAAAGTACTGTTTCAATTGGAATAATGCTAAGTGAAAGGAAGTGCTTTCTCTCTATCTTTAAATGCTTTGAGGAGATCCTCTGTAAATAAAGGTCTCATTTCAATGGTCCTTTCATGCTTAGAATGGTTTTCTCATATTGAGAGAACCTTGTAGATTGATCGGATAGCCGTAATGAATTATGAGACAGTTCATTGGAAATTTCAGTTGGCATATGAACTCTATTGCATTGTTGACAGGATGATCCTGACATTTTGTTGACTGTTTTTTCTTTATGAGCTAGCTTCACTTTGATCATTTCTTTACTAAGACTAGGGAGAAATGTGGAAGAAATGAGAATCAAGTTATTCTATTACAGGAAGAATGTGAAAAAGAGATTTCAATTACTCATTTGCTTTGTGTAAAGAAATTTCTAAAAAAAGATAAGGGAAACTTTATTCTTTGTTTAGTGTGTTTAGCAGGCCAACTTTATTCCAGTGAAATGCTTGCCTTGCAAAAACtgatatatatgaagaaagaACCCAAATTTCTTCTATGATTTATAATAGACGAGGATTCTTTGCCCTTCTATGAGACAATTCCAATGATGAAAAGAAATGTAGAGCCATTTCTTTGAATAAGCTAACGCTTTAAAACGAGCAAGAAAACATCCATCAAACTTCTTGATTGTAAACATTTCTCTCCTCTGGAAGCTTGACAGTATTCAGTTTTCTTCTACCTATCTCCAAGCTTAATCTATAGCCATGGCTACTGGTGGAGGGCCAAAACCAGCAGCCTATGTTCTCTTATTTGTTAATCTTGTTCTCTTCTTCATTGTGACTGTCATAGCTGCATGGGCTATGAACCATGGGATGGAAAGGTCTCGTGAAACAGGTAACCTTGACTCTCTACATTTGACAAGATAACGAATTGCACATCAAGGTTCTAACCCTTTTTGGCCTATTTGTTGCATAATGCAGCATCTGTTTTGTCCATACCATTGCGCATTTTTCCGATATACTTTCCTATGGGAAATATGGCCACCGGTTTCTTTGTGATCTTCTCCCTCATTGCCGGTGTTGTTGGAATTGCCACCTCTCTTACCGGACTTCATAACGTTTTCCAGTGGGATGTCCCCAGTTTACACACAGCTGCTGCCTCGTCTCTTGTGTCTTGGTGCCTCACTCTTCTTGCCATGGGGTAATTTATGAAGTTTCTACCTTTTGTTTTCCTCTGGTCTTTT
This is a stretch of genomic DNA from Argentina anserina chromosome 4, drPotAnse1.1, whole genome shotgun sequence. It encodes these proteins:
- the LOC126791774 gene encoding membrane protein PM19L; the protein is MATGGGPKPAAYVLLFVNLVLFFIVTVIAAWAMNHGMERSRETASVLSIPLRIFPIYFPMGNMATGFFVIFSLIAGVVGIATSLTGLHNVFQWDVPSLHTAAASSLVSWCLTLLAMGLACKEIELGWTSGNLRTLEIMTIIVSATQLFSTCAIQAAVEEAIAEEIDRTRGRY